In the genome of Planococcus donghaensis, the window AAACAATGCGTATCCCGCCGCTTCAAAACTCGGCATACTTTGATATAAAATTCGAGCTACCGGATACATACTGTCATAGACAAAAGCTTGTTCGTCCACGTATTATACATCCTTCCTATTCACTTATTCCTCGATGGCAACTTTCTTTTTCTTAGCCATACGCTCACGTTCGTTTTTATCAAGAATCTTTTTACGTAAACGAATCGTTTGTGGTGTGATTTCACAATACTCATCATCATTCAAGTATTCAAGTGCTTCTTCAAGACTCATCAAACGCGCTTTTTTCATCGTCGTTGTTTGGTCTTTGTTAGCTGAACGGATGTTTGTTGCAGCTTTGATTTTTACGATGTTTACTGTTAGATCGCTATCGCGGTTATGTTCGCCGACGATCATACCTTCGTAAATTTCAGCGCCTACTTCAACAAATGCAGTTCCGCGGTCTTCAATACCCATTAAGCCGTAAGTCGAAACTTTACCGCGCTCCATAGATACCAATACGCCTTGACGACGTCCGCCAACACGACCAGAAGCAACTGGCTGGTAGCTATCGAATGTGTGGTTGATGATTCCGTATCCACGAGTTTGTGTCAAGAATTCAGTTGTGTAACCAATCAATCCACGAGCTGGTACGTTAAACACCATACGGACTTGTCCGCTACCGTTGTTAATCATATCCAACATTTCGCCTTTACGTTCACCTAGTGACTCAATGATATTCCCTGTGTACTCTTCAGGTACATCTACTTGAACGCGTTCAACTGGCTCGCAGCGAACTCCGTCTACCATACGTACAATAACTTCAGGTTTTGATACTTGAAGCTCGAATCCTTCACGGCGCATGTTCTCGATTAAAATCGACAAATGCAATTCTCCGCGTCCAGAAACTACCCAAGCATCTGGTGAATCTGTGTTTTCAACGCGCAATGATACGTCTGTTTGCAATTGAGCATCTAAACGTTCTTGAATTTTTCTAGAAGTAATCCATTTACCTTCTTTACCTGCAAATGGGCTGTTGTTAACTAAAAACGTCATTTGTAGAGTTGGCTCATCAATGCGTAAGATCGGTAATGCTTCGCGGTGATCTGCAGGACAAACCGTTTCCCCTACGTTAATGTCTTCCATACCAGAAATTGCGATTAAATCGCCAGCTTCTGCTTTTTGGATTTCCAC includes:
- the typA gene encoding translational GTPase TypA; this translates as MTNLRNDLRNIAIIAHVDHGKTTLVDQLLQQSGIFRSNEHVEERAMDSNDIERERGITILAKNTAIQYKDAKINILDTPGHADFGGEVERIMKMVDGVLLVVDAYEGCMPQTRFVLKKALEQNLKPIVVVNKIDRDFARPEEVVDEVIELFIELEANDEQLEFPVIFASGMNGTASLSPDPSDQEENMQVIYDAIMEHVPAPVDNRDEPLQFQVALLDYSDYVGRIGIGRVFRGTIEVGQSVSLMKLDGSYKNFRVTKIHGFMGLKRVEIQKAEAGDLIAISGMEDINVGETVCPADHREALPILRIDEPTLQMTFLVNNSPFAGKEGKWITSRKIQERLDAQLQTDVSLRVENTDSPDAWVVSGRGELHLSILIENMRREGFELQVSKPEVIVRMVDGVRCEPVERVQVDVPEEYTGNIIESLGERKGEMLDMINNGSGQVRMVFNVPARGLIGYTTEFLTQTRGYGIINHTFDSYQPVASGRVGGRRQGVLVSMERGKVSTYGLMGIEDRGTAFVEVGAEIYEGMIVGEHNRDSDLTVNIVKIKAATNIRSANKDQTTTMKKARLMSLEEALEYLNDDEYCEITPQTIRLRKKILDKNERERMAKKKKVAIEE